ACCGAGACGCCTGCGCGCGCCGCGACGTTCACCGTCGTGAGCGCCTGCGCGCCGCTCTCGGCGAGGGTGATGCGCGCCGCCTCGACGATCGCCTCCACCAGCCTCCGCGAGCGCTCCTGCTTCGGGAGTCGGCGGCGGATCGCGGTGCGCGCGCGGGGCATGGCCGCGAGCAGTAGCACGGCGAACGCAGCAGGCCGCGAACGCGCCGGGCTGGCGCGGTCTGGAAGTCGCCCGCGCAGATCGCGCATCCTGCGCGATCACACGAAGGAGAGCGCATGCCCGACGCGATCGTGGAGCGCGCTGGCCACCTGCTGACGATCACGATGAACCGACCGAAGCGCATGAACGCGCTCTCGGGCGAGATGCTGATTCGCATGTACGACGCGTACGAGCAGGCGTCTCGCGATCCCGAGATCCGCTGCATCCTCGTCACCGGCGCGGGCGGCAACTTCTGCGCCGGCGCCGATCTGCGCGCGATGGCGGGGGACAGCGGCGCCGAGGCCGGCGAGATCGACGTGCAGGCGCGCATGCAGGCCGATCCCGACATCGTCTACAAGGCGCTGTTTCGTCACTACCGCCCGAAGAAGCCGATCATCGCGGCGGTCGAGGGCGTCGCGATCGCGGGGGGCACCGAGATCCTGCAGGCGATGGAGATTCGCGTGGCAGGCGAGAGCGCGCGCTTCGGCGTCTCGGAGGCGCGCTGGTCGCTCTACCCGATGGGCGGCT
The window above is part of the Deltaproteobacteria bacterium genome. Proteins encoded here:
- a CDS encoding crotonase/enoyl-CoA hydratase family protein, translating into MPDAIVERAGHLLTITMNRPKRMNALSGEMLIRMYDAYEQASRDPEIRCILVTGAGGNFCAGADLRAMAGDSGAEAGEIDVQARMQADPDIVYKALFRHYRPKKPIIAAVEGVAIAGGTEILQAMEIRVAGESARFGVSEARWSLYPMGGSAVRLPRQIPYTHAAEILLTGKHLTAREALACGLIGHVVADGQALAKAREIAGVICANGPLAVEAITRTLHECDGMELDAALRHEWDYGQAVFRSDDAKEGPLAFAQKRKPSFQRK